A section of the Indicator indicator isolate 239-I01 chromosome 39, UM_Iind_1.1, whole genome shotgun sequence genome encodes:
- the C39H17orf113 gene encoding uncharacterized protein C17orf113 homolog — protein MVPPGKKPAGETSNSNKKCKRYFNEHWKEEFTWLEFDYERKLMFCAECRQALVKNKHGKAENAFTVGTDNFQRHALLRHVTSGAHRQALAVNWEQLAFESRAHGHHPELRSVIKVEVNPAKVAALTTVYWMAKEEIPEEKFSSLLDFQKFNLCQALLAPEHSDFYQPGSVGEMQAAIAKVLHNEDRHRIKASPFVGLVVDETVDVLQRRSLTVFTTTVSPCNGQTDATFLGSFELPTGEGSTVVGRVGEVVHSCGIPTMKITWLSANSASLLAERPSGVGTALGSLCPLLTELHCLAHGSSLLPAQGIGSIEYLQQYESTLDAVYRLSSSFRGESSGLQELRSILDLCEIDLGSPRAIHWTSIFPAVEAIDSSWPTLVLLLESEVERSPVAHSLCEELRKFQFVAFTKILLDVLPIFQKLSRFFQMGDVDLSILKPIVSTTATTLQAQKSTSGQNLQEFLSELKEHPQGDQEGESHLCYKGVELANCSKVHLKHFEHLKETYLESLQGSLLDRFPSSVLEAISSFSAIFNPKCYPRALEDIGSYGVGELSFLLQAYSRVVVSERALSDFPLFKRIVFSLRQLSFRDLCGKLVCDSSELHELFPDFAVLAAIALALPLGSELSQKLSRGQELLWRGRARHTGHQKLSDLVKIALDGPALSDFDFALATEYYESRRESGFIVAQVK, from the exons ATGGTGCCCCCGGGGAAAAAGCCTGCAGGGGAAACTTCCAATTCCAATAAAAAGTGCAAAAGGTATTTCAATGAGCACTGGAAGGAGGAGTTCACCTGGCTGGAGTTTGACTATGAGAGGAAGCTGATGTTTTGCGCCGAGTGCCGGCAGGCGCTGGTGAAGAACAAGCACGGGAAGGCCGAGAATGCCTTCACCGTGGGCACCGACAACTTCCAGCGCCATGCCCTGCTGCGCCACGTCACTTCTGGCGCCCACCGGCAGGCACTGGCCGTGAACTGGGAGCAGCTGGCATTTGAGAGCCGTGCCCATGGGCACCACCCGGAGCTGCGCTCGGTCATCAAGGTGGAAGTGAACCCAGCGAAGGTGGCTGCACTCACTACTGTCTACTGGATGGCGAAGGAGGAGATCCCGGAGGAGAAGTTCTCCTCCTTGCTCGACTTCCAGAAGTTCAACCTGTGCCAGGCGCTGCTGGCCCCCGAGCACAGCGACTTCTACCAGCCTGGCAGCGTCGGGGAGATGCAG GCAGCCATCGCCAAGGTGCTGCACAACGAGGACAGACACAGGATCAAGGCCTCACCGTTTGTTGGGCTGGTGGTGGATGAGACGGTGGACGTCCTGCAGCGCCGCAGCCTCACTGTGTTCACCACCACCGTGTCCCCCTGCAACGGGCAGACTGAcgccaccttcctgggcagcttcGAGCTGCCCACCGGGGAGGGCTCCACAGTGGTGGGCAGGGTGGGCGAGGTGGTGCACTCCTGTGGCATCCCCACCATGAAGATCACCTGGCTGAGCGCCAACAGCGCCTCGCTGCTGGCTGAGCGGCCGAGCGGGGTGGGCACCGCGCTGGGCTCCCTCTGCCCGCTGCTGACTGAGCTGCACTGCCTGGCccatggcagctccctgctgcccgCCCAGGGCATCGGCAGCATCGAGTACCTCCAGCAGTATGAGAGCACCCTGGATGCTGTGTACAggctctcctccagcttcaggGGGGAAAGCAGTGGCCTGCAGGAGCTGCGGAGCATCCTGGACCTCTGTGAGATAGACCTTGGGAGCCCCAGAGCCATCCACTGGACTTCTATCTTCCCAGCTGTGGAAGCCATCGACTCCTCCTGGCCCACACTGGTGCTGCTCCTGGAGAGCGAGGTGGAGAGGTCGCCTGTGGCACACAGCCTCTGTGAAGAGCTCCGTAAGTTCCAGTTTGTGGCCTTCACCAAGATCCTCTTGGATGTCCTTCCCATCTTCCAGAAACTCAGCCGCTTCTTCCAGATGGGGGATGTTGACCTCTCCATCCTGAAGCCAATCGTCTCCACCACGGCCACCACCCTGCAGGCCCAGAAGAGCACCAGCGGCCAGAACCTGCAGGAGTTCCTCAGTGAGCTGAAGGAGCACCCGCAGGGTGACCAGGAGGGTGAAAgccacctctgctacaagggcGTGGAGCTGGCCAACTGCTCCAAGGTGCACCTGAAGCACTTTGAGcacctgaaggagacctaccTGGAAAGCCTGCAGGGCAGCCTGCTGGACAGGTTCCCCAGCAGCGTCCTGGAGGCCATCAGCTCCTTCTCAGCCATCTTCAACCCTAAGTGCTACCCTCGGGCTCTGGAGGACATTGGCAGCTATGGGGTTGGCGAGCTgagcttcctgctgcaggcttACTCGCGGGTGGTGGTGAGCGAGAGGGCCCTCAGTGACTTCCCCCTCTTCAAGCGCATCGTCTTCAGTCTCCGGCAGCTCTCCTTCCGGGACCTCTGCGGCAAGCTGGTCTGCGACAGCTCCGAGCTGCATGAGCTCTTCCCAGACTTTGCCGTGCTGGCTGCCATCGCCCTGGCACTGCCGCTGGGCTCGGAGCTGTCCCAGAAGCTCAGTAggggccaggagctgctgtggcgTGGCCGTGCGCGGCACACAGGGCACCAGAAGCTCTCCGACCTGGTGAAGATCGCCCTGGACGGGCCGGCCCTCAGCGACTTCGACTTTGCCTTGGCCACCGAGTACTATGAGAGCAGGAGGGAGTCTGGCTTCATCGTGGCGCAGGTGAAGTGA